A stretch of Sulfuricurvum sp. DNA encodes these proteins:
- a CDS encoding MoxR family ATPase, with protein MINVINQIRSEVAKVVVGQEKMIDGLLIGLLCDGHILIEGVPGLAKTTTVNALSAALGLGFKRVQFTPDLLPSDILGAEVYDPQNNGFKIKKGPIFTNLLLADEINRAPAKVQSALLEVMAERQVTLGDESFKLSPPFLVMATQNPIENEGVYPLPEAQLDRFMLKINVGYNTPEEELSIARRVGSGLGEAIKPIIDTATLNALKERVKAIHIDEEVERYMISLVTATREPEAYGLGEIKGYLQFGASPRVSIDMFKATRAVAFLRGKEFVSPSDIAQVIKELMRHRLVLSYEAEAEGINVDELIEKIVKAVPIP; from the coding sequence ATGATAAATGTAATTAACCAAATACGCTCCGAAGTAGCCAAAGTCGTCGTCGGGCAGGAAAAAATGATCGACGGGTTGTTGATCGGGTTGCTGTGTGATGGGCATATCCTGATAGAGGGGGTTCCGGGATTAGCGAAAACAACGACCGTTAATGCCCTCTCTGCGGCATTGGGACTGGGATTTAAACGGGTGCAGTTTACCCCTGATTTGCTCCCGAGTGACATTTTGGGTGCTGAGGTCTATGATCCGCAAAACAATGGATTCAAAATCAAAAAAGGGCCGATTTTTACCAATCTCCTTCTCGCCGATGAGATCAACCGCGCCCCGGCCAAAGTGCAATCGGCACTGCTGGAAGTGATGGCGGAGCGACAGGTGACACTGGGGGATGAGAGTTTTAAACTCTCCCCTCCGTTTCTCGTTATGGCGACCCAAAATCCCATCGAGAACGAAGGTGTTTATCCACTCCCTGAAGCACAACTTGATCGTTTTATGCTCAAAATCAATGTCGGCTACAACACTCCCGAAGAAGAACTCTCCATCGCACGGCGTGTCGGATCGGGTCTAGGAGAGGCAATCAAGCCCATCATCGATACGGCGACGTTAAATGCACTCAAAGAGAGAGTCAAAGCAATCCACATCGATGAAGAGGTGGAGAGATACATGATTAGTCTTGTCACCGCAACCCGTGAACCCGAAGCGTATGGACTCGGTGAGATAAAAGGGTATTTGCAATTTGGAGCATCACCGCGTGTGAGTATCGATATGTTTAAAGCAACTCGTGCGGTGGCGTTTTTACGTGGGAAAGAGTTTGTAAGTCCGAGTGATATTGCGCAGGTTATCAAAGAGCTGATGCGTCACCGTCTGGTTCTCTCCTATGAAGCGGAAGCAGAGGGGATAAACGTGGACGAGTTGATTGAGAAGATCGTTAAAGCGGTACCGATACCGTAA
- a CDS encoding DUF3147 family protein — protein sequence MTWLIIKYLLTAGVVVLVSEMAKRSDKLGGLVAALPIVTFLALIWLYLENQSTEKIANHAWYTFWYVVPTLPMFLAFPILLEKIGFWWAMGTSVMITVVCFIAFSLVVRQFGIELW from the coding sequence ATGACATGGCTAATCATAAAATATTTACTGACCGCAGGGGTTGTGGTACTCGTCTCCGAGATGGCAAAACGGAGTGATAAGCTTGGAGGACTGGTAGCAGCATTGCCGATCGTGACCTTTTTAGCGTTGATATGGCTCTATCTTGAAAATCAGAGTACGGAAAAGATCGCTAATCATGCGTGGTATACGTTTTGGTACGTTGTTCCGACATTGCCGATGTTCTTGGCATTTCCGATACTGTTGGAGAAAATCGGATTTTGGTGGGCGATGGGGACATCGGTGATGATTACAGTGGTATGTTTTATCGCTTTTTCGCTTGTTGTTCGTCAGTTTGGAATAGAGTTGTGGTGA
- a CDS encoding OprD family outer membrane porin has translation MLQRPLMFTLLSFIITTHSSAQNLEDIFTEGKVSGNLRVFWYDGDRELRIDRTALTVGGILSYKTAPYEGFSGGVSLFSSNGITSLTKMPESGQTHNLNLDGSSINTLGEAYLQYSGYDTVVKYGRQRLDLPLSNDYYNRMLPNSFEALSCENRSIDHVTLKGAYITGWKYKGSDTFVSPTYSLGINRDIAVLGAIYSPAAAWKIELYDTYVRDVMNAPYLQIIDNAIWKSSEGTTFSGALQYLNEESVGDSAAGEVDTSLLGLRGTLTKGEWSLSALYTRIGAQSLLGTGGRYEKMGWGAFITYTDLQIDGESENAGAEAYGGTLTYRPSSTFEISAKYVHIDQNDARQSNPSSLTQNPRPDSDEVNIDATYQPYKEFRLRTRLATIDYESGSTSLYKNKAYDETNVRIIADYLF, from the coding sequence ATGCTTCAACGCCCTTTAATGTTCACACTTTTGAGCTTCATCATCACTACTCATAGCTCTGCTCAAAATCTTGAAGATATTTTCACCGAAGGAAAAGTGAGCGGTAATCTCCGCGTTTTTTGGTACGACGGCGACCGTGAACTTCGTATTGACCGTACCGCCCTCACCGTAGGGGGAATTTTGAGTTATAAAACAGCCCCCTACGAGGGATTCAGCGGCGGCGTTTCGCTCTTTTCGAGCAATGGGATCACATCGCTTACTAAAATGCCCGAATCGGGACAAACCCATAACCTCAATCTTGACGGTAGCTCCATCAACACCCTCGGCGAAGCGTACCTCCAATACAGCGGATATGATACCGTTGTGAAATACGGACGACAGCGTCTTGATCTGCCCCTCTCAAACGACTACTACAACCGAATGCTCCCCAACAGTTTCGAAGCGCTCAGTTGTGAGAATCGTTCCATCGACCATGTCACCCTCAAAGGTGCTTATATCACGGGGTGGAAATACAAAGGTTCCGATACCTTCGTCTCACCCACATACTCGCTCGGGATCAATCGTGACATCGCCGTCCTCGGGGCAATCTATTCTCCTGCTGCTGCATGGAAAATCGAACTCTACGACACCTATGTGCGCGATGTGATGAATGCCCCCTATCTGCAAATCATTGACAATGCTATTTGGAAATCTTCTGAGGGGACGACCTTTTCAGGAGCATTGCAATATCTGAACGAAGAGAGTGTCGGAGATAGTGCCGCAGGAGAAGTCGATACCTCTCTTTTAGGGCTACGAGGGACTCTAACGAAGGGTGAGTGGAGTCTGAGCGCTCTATACACCCGTATCGGCGCTCAAAGCTTACTAGGTACGGGGGGACGATACGAGAAGATGGGTTGGGGAGCGTTTATCACCTATACCGATCTGCAAATCGACGGAGAGAGTGAAAACGCCGGTGCGGAAGCCTACGGCGGAACCCTCACCTATCGTCCGTCATCCACTTTTGAGATTTCTGCCAAGTACGTTCATATCGATCAAAATGATGCACGCCAATCCAACCCCTCATCGCTCACCCAAAATCCTCGCCCCGATTCCGACGAAGTCAACATTGATGCAACGTATCAGCCTTACAAAGAATTTCGGTTGAGAACCCGTTTAGCCACCATCGATTATGAGAGCGGAAGCACTTCTCTTTACAAAAACAAAGCGTATGATGAGACCAATGTGAGGATTATCGCCGATTATTTGTTTTAA
- a CDS encoding thioredoxin fold domain-containing protein, translating into MKYMVLMWMFVWSLWGGTIHNDEQFKGALGEMGKENKIVLMIYSTDDCPECAYMKKKVFHDTTVETYLSQNFVVIEKNIHKSKLPDGFDYFGIPTMFFIDKAGNKKETIVGSKRPQLFLSELKRIRGMK; encoded by the coding sequence ATGAAATATATGGTTTTAATGTGGATGTTTGTCTGGAGTTTATGGGGTGGAACGATTCACAATGATGAGCAGTTTAAGGGTGCGCTTGGTGAGATGGGAAAAGAGAATAAGATTGTGTTGATGATTTACAGTACGGATGATTGTCCTGAATGTGCCTATATGAAGAAAAAAGTGTTTCATGATACAACAGTGGAAACGTATTTGAGTCAAAATTTTGTCGTGATTGAGAAAAATATACACAAAAGCAAGCTTCCTGATGGATTTGATTATTTTGGGATTCCGACGATGTTTTTTATCGACAAAGCGGGGAATAAAAAAGAGACGATTGTCGGGAGTAAACGACCACAACTCTTTTTGAGTGAGCTAAAGCGTATTCGAGGGATGAAATGA
- a CDS encoding TrkA family potassium uptake protein: MTYVVIGLGKFGHNVAKGLAQQGEAVIAIDHSEEKVRDVSDMVQDAITLDSTDLRALQEAGISDADVAIVSIGENIEASILTVMALKELGIETVVAKAITQVHGQILSKLGAAKVIYPEMESAKKLVKKLVKNMHYETIDLSITMKLAKMTLPEFWIGTSILSPTFEVDYEVKPVAYKHQGEWHTSFEKDDILEKGDILVVLGNSNNIEALSKKV; the protein is encoded by the coding sequence ATGACATACGTCGTCATTGGATTAGGTAAATTTGGACACAATGTAGCCAAAGGGTTAGCACAACAAGGAGAGGCAGTAATCGCCATTGACCATAGCGAAGAGAAAGTTCGTGATGTCAGCGATATGGTTCAAGACGCCATTACCCTCGATTCAACCGATTTACGAGCACTTCAAGAAGCGGGAATCTCCGATGCTGATGTCGCTATCGTGAGTATCGGTGAAAATATTGAGGCAAGTATCCTCACCGTTATGGCACTCAAAGAGCTGGGGATAGAGACCGTTGTCGCTAAAGCCATTACCCAAGTACACGGGCAGATCCTCTCCAAACTGGGAGCGGCCAAAGTGATCTATCCTGAGATGGAATCGGCCAAAAAATTGGTCAAAAAACTGGTTAAAAATATGCATTACGAAACCATCGACCTCTCAATCACCATGAAACTTGCTAAAATGACTTTACCCGAATTTTGGATCGGGACTTCCATCCTCTCCCCAACGTTTGAAGTCGATTATGAGGTAAAACCAGTCGCTTACAAGCACCAAGGGGAGTGGCACACCTCATTTGAAAAAGATGATATTCTCGAAAAAGGGGATATTCTCGTTGTACTCGGAAACAGCAACAATATCGAAGCCCTCAGTAAAAAAGTATAA
- a CDS encoding VWA domain-containing protein, whose translation MTFWSFDFVWAFLALPPILYCLYRCKIIPQKRYFPHLKFFANPQKWRSLEWILTVVTLLLMIGALATPVVVDFSDPRNRNGIDIVLSLDGSGSMNASGFSVDDSRSTRFEIVQKIAQDFVMKRREDNVGVVLFGDFAFIATPVTYEKEIIAEMIGYLNFGMAGQNTAIGEGVAQGVRALQDSKAKSKIIILLTDGEHNSGAISPKEAVEMVRKAGIKLYTIGIGTKGEFDSKLLEQMAHEGGGEYFSALNEKELKEVYNQIDTLEKSRIKSAEHTFFEHYFQYPLAGALLMIVWLMWRRRGHA comes from the coding sequence ATGACGTTTTGGTCATTTGATTTTGTATGGGCTTTTTTGGCTCTTCCGCCGATTCTGTATTGTCTCTATCGTTGTAAAATAATCCCTCAAAAGCGTTATTTCCCCCATTTAAAGTTCTTCGCTAATCCTCAAAAATGGCGCAGTCTCGAATGGATTCTCACCGTAGTGACACTCCTTTTGATGATAGGTGCGTTGGCAACTCCTGTGGTGGTCGATTTTTCCGATCCGCGAAATCGTAACGGGATTGATATCGTTTTGAGTTTGGATGGGAGCGGGTCGATGAATGCGTCGGGATTTTCAGTCGATGATAGCCGATCTACCCGTTTTGAGATTGTTCAAAAAATCGCACAAGATTTTGTGATGAAACGGCGAGAAGATAACGTCGGGGTGGTGTTATTCGGAGATTTCGCTTTTATCGCGACCCCTGTGACCTATGAAAAAGAGATTATAGCCGAGATGATAGGGTATCTCAATTTTGGGATGGCAGGGCAAAATACCGCTATCGGCGAAGGGGTGGCTCAGGGGGTTCGTGCATTACAAGATTCAAAAGCAAAAAGTAAAATCATTATCCTCCTCACCGACGGGGAGCACAACAGTGGGGCTATTTCTCCCAAAGAGGCTGTTGAGATGGTTCGTAAAGCGGGGATAAAACTCTACACCATAGGGATAGGGACAAAAGGGGAGTTTGATAGTAAGCTTTTAGAACAAATGGCGCATGAGGGCGGGGGGGAGTATTTTAGTGCTCTCAACGAAAAAGAGCTCAAAGAGGTCTATAATCAAATTGATACATTGGAGAAATCGCGTATCAAGAGTGCTGAACATACCTTCTTTGAACACTATTTTCAGTATCCACTTGCAGGGGCATTATTGATGATAGTGTGGTTAATGTGGCGACGAAGGGGTCATGCATGA
- a CDS encoding AAA family ATPase, with protein MELVYLWVEKYKNIDKQGFNFSPRFECTFHDKYNDDCTLENDCVLDIKPKEHIENFFGKNINITAIVGENGSGKSSIFEFLINELSKKEINYVCVFQNKTNNKIIYTSTKQIECALESINIDDKLFGYINISAHENTINIKINHYFGLMGDDGFTATNFDNYIGKAKTELNNTDPLYQQVKKEIEKLPFLQNQSSNKINSSGEKAMIYYLSCIYLLLEKVQNQSLIVCIDEIELFMHPNWQKKVIQIFIQSLVNKLDKNLHIIFASHSPFILSDIPKENVIFLENGIQKHPFKDNEQTFGANIHTLLSHGFFMEDGLMGEFAKDRLSKILKYLIVDLPTIDLTQEEIKFTIDAVGEELLQNKLENLYNKFYQIETKEDKYLKRISELEALLKEKSNA; from the coding sequence ATGGAATTAGTCTATTTATGGGTTGAAAAGTATAAAAATATAGATAAGCAAGGGTTTAATTTTAGTCCTCGGTTTGAGTGTACATTTCATGACAAATATAATGATGATTGTACTTTAGAAAATGATTGCGTATTAGATATTAAACCAAAAGAACATATTGAAAACTTTTTTGGTAAAAATATCAATATCACAGCGATTGTGGGAGAAAATGGAAGTGGGAAAAGTAGTATATTTGAATTTTTAATAAATGAACTTTCAAAAAAAGAAATAAATTATGTATGTGTATTTCAGAATAAAACAAATAATAAAATAATATATACTTCAACTAAACAAATTGAGTGTGCTTTGGAATCGATTAATATAGATGATAAGTTATTTGGATATATTAATATCTCAGCACATGAAAATACAATTAATATAAAGATTAATCACTACTTTGGCTTGATGGGAGATGACGGCTTCACAGCAACAAATTTTGATAACTATATTGGTAAAGCAAAAACAGAACTTAATAATACAGATCCATTATATCAACAAGTTAAAAAAGAAATCGAAAAACTACCATTCCTTCAAAATCAATCCTCTAATAAAATCAATAGTAGTGGTGAAAAAGCTATGATTTATTATCTTAGTTGTATCTATTTACTTTTAGAAAAAGTACAAAATCAAAGCTTAATAGTGTGTATTGATGAAATAGAACTTTTTATGCATCCAAATTGGCAAAAAAAAGTTATTCAAATTTTTATTCAATCATTGGTAAATAAATTAGATAAAAATTTACATATCATTTTTGCTTCTCATTCCCCCTTTATCCTCTCCGACATCCCCAAAGAAAATGTAATATTTTTAGAAAATGGTATACAAAAACATCCATTTAAAGATAATGAACAAACTTTTGGAGCCAACATCCACACCCTTCTTTCTCACGGATTTTTTATGGAAGATGGTTTGATGGGAGAGTTTGCGAAAGATAGGCTCAGTAAAATTTTAAAATATTTGATAGTAGATTTACCTACTATTGATTTAACACAAGAAGAAATAAAGTTTACAATTGATGCCGTAGGAGAAGAACTATTGCAAAATAAATTAGAAAATTTATATAATAAATTTTATCAGATTGAAACAAAAGAAGATAAATATTTAAAGAGAATATCTGAGCTTGAAGCATTGTTGAAAGAAAAAAGTAATGCTTAA
- a CDS encoding pentapeptide repeat-containing protein, whose product MRALLLALLMGASVGAYDAAHLKQALETKECIGCDLRGANLSKMDFSGGDFHGSNLSGADLRGSVFEMGDFNEANLSRARAEGTVFWKSTMERADLRKISAKGANFKGTHLKGSDLSFADIRNAKVWKADFTDAILNKTDLRGSEIGGSKFIHNDLRSVKMKNTLLWETTFANVVMSKVQCAHAQKEEAIFDANVTCR is encoded by the coding sequence ATGAGAGCACTATTGTTAGCTCTGTTGATGGGAGCCTCTGTGGGTGCTTACGATGCGGCGCATCTGAAACAAGCGTTGGAAACAAAAGAGTGTATCGGATGTGATTTGAGGGGTGCTAATTTATCAAAAATGGATTTTAGCGGTGGAGACTTTCACGGTAGTAATCTCAGTGGTGCCGACCTGCGCGGTAGTGTGTTTGAGATGGGGGATTTCAATGAAGCTAATCTCAGCAGAGCACGTGCTGAGGGGACGGTGTTTTGGAAATCAACGATGGAGCGTGCTGATTTGCGAAAGATAAGTGCCAAGGGGGCAAATTTCAAAGGGACCCATCTCAAAGGGAGTGATTTGAGTTTTGCCGATATACGCAATGCAAAAGTTTGGAAAGCCGATTTTACCGATGCCATTTTGAATAAAACCGATCTGCGCGGTTCAGAGATCGGAGGATCGAAATTCATCCATAATGATTTGCGCTCTGTGAAGATGAAAAATACACTTTTGTGGGAAACGACATTTGCCAATGTTGTAATGAGTAAAGTTCAATGCGCTCACGCCCAAAAAGAAGAGGCTATTTTTGACGCAAACGTGACGTGCCGTTAA
- a CDS encoding type II toxin-antitoxin system HipA family toxin — translation MADKLKVYTNKTLSGELSKEDGNYIFNYLSDSQELVSLTMPIRAESWVSKSLHPIFQMNMPEGALKDVIKNHFAKIVTMDEINLLKLIGPYMLGRVKFEKIISDTDVLELEEIVHSSKQNLFNELMEKFAIRSGVSGVQPKLLLGAHNKTTMKFEHYIVKSWEKEYPNLALNEYFCMRAIQNAHLPTPEFYLSDDYSMFIMKRFDVKEEGTYLGFEDMCVLSGRGTEQKYEGSYEECARIIKDVIAPQKLKESLRVFFKALVMNHFLQNGDGHLKNYGILYENDFTDSFLAPIYDVITTTVYIQNDIPALKMSDAKLWWKEKTYKNFAKLSCGLSNKEYETILLECAEALRKTKDEMDAFETNDASVLQFLDKLRGCWRESF, via the coding sequence ATGGCAGATAAACTCAAAGTCTATACCAACAAAACACTCAGCGGTGAACTTTCAAAAGAAGATGGCAACTATATTTTTAATTATTTGAGCGATTCACAAGAGTTAGTCAGTCTCACTATGCCGATTCGAGCTGAGAGTTGGGTGAGTAAATCGCTTCATCCCATTTTTCAGATGAATATGCCCGAGGGTGCCCTCAAAGATGTGATAAAAAATCACTTTGCAAAAATAGTGACCATGGATGAGATAAACCTCCTGAAACTTATCGGTCCTTATATGTTGGGTCGTGTAAAATTTGAAAAAATCATCAGTGACACGGATGTTTTAGAACTCGAAGAGATCGTTCACTCCTCTAAACAAAACCTTTTTAATGAGCTGATGGAGAAGTTTGCTATTCGTTCTGGTGTCTCAGGGGTACAACCTAAATTGCTCCTAGGCGCACACAACAAAACAACCATGAAGTTCGAGCATTACATCGTGAAATCATGGGAAAAAGAGTATCCAAATCTCGCGCTTAATGAATATTTTTGCATGAGAGCGATTCAAAATGCACATCTGCCAACGCCAGAGTTTTATCTCAGTGACGATTACTCGATGTTTATCATGAAACGATTTGATGTCAAAGAAGAGGGAACCTATCTTGGATTCGAGGATATGTGTGTACTCAGTGGCAGAGGAACGGAGCAAAAATACGAGGGAAGTTACGAAGAGTGTGCCCGAATCATCAAAGATGTTATAGCTCCCCAAAAGTTGAAAGAGTCACTAAGGGTATTTTTTAAAGCACTGGTTATGAATCACTTTCTTCAAAATGGGGATGGTCATTTAAAAAATTATGGAATATTGTATGAAAACGACTTTACCGATAGTTTTCTAGCCCCTATTTATGATGTCATTACTACAACCGTTTACATCCAAAACGATATACCTGCTCTAAAAATGAGTGATGCAAAACTGTGGTGGAAAGAAAAAACATATAAAAATTTTGCAAAACTCAGTTGCGGTTTGTCCAACAAAGAGTATGAAACTATTTTGCTAGAGTGTGCAGAAGCACTCAGAAAAACCAAAGATGAGATGGATGCATTTGAAACCAATGACGCTAGTGTTTTGCAATTTTTAGATAAACTGAGAGGATGTTGGAGGGAGAGCTTTTGA
- a CDS encoding TrkH family potassium uptake protein translates to MQGFPTQTQDVKIVFMSFVILIGVGAMMLMLPFAHRGELTIIDALFTSTSAVCVTGLIVKDTPVDFTTFGHVIILSLIQIGGLGYMTAVTFLAIMRRKRLTYRDRLILKESLNHPGMAGIYRFLKIVFASIIIIEVIGALILTLRFWADMPFTHALWFGFFHSVSAFNNAGFSLFSDNLMRYQGDFIINLTIPVLVILGGLGYLVLLELYNFRRKSITRLSTHTKIVLWASGIMIIAGMAIILSLEWNNPTSFGNMDIMHKITAAWFASVNYRTAGFNTIDFSTFNDSDLFFGTVFMITGGSPGGTAGGIKTTVLALSIIGVWFTLRGQNNPHIFHRSLVPYQINKAYAVIFVASFYILLSTVILNESEHLHFVRTLFETCSAFGTVGVSTGNGGVLSYSALFSDVGKLNIIFLMLMGRVGVFAFTIVIVGKAAQTRIKYAEGRVII, encoded by the coding sequence CTGCAAGGATTTCCCACGCAAACACAAGACGTCAAAATTGTTTTTATGAGCTTTGTTATCCTCATTGGAGTGGGGGCAATGATGCTGATGCTTCCATTTGCCCATCGAGGTGAACTTACCATCATTGATGCACTCTTCACCTCCACCTCAGCGGTCTGCGTTACAGGACTGATTGTCAAAGATACCCCCGTCGATTTCACTACCTTCGGTCATGTGATTATCCTCTCCCTCATCCAAATCGGAGGGTTAGGATATATGACGGCGGTCACCTTCTTAGCCATTATGCGTCGTAAACGACTCACTTACCGAGATCGTTTGATTCTCAAAGAGTCTTTAAACCATCCGGGTATGGCAGGAATTTACCGCTTTTTAAAAATCGTTTTTGCCAGTATCATCATTATCGAAGTGATCGGTGCACTCATTTTAACCCTCCGATTTTGGGCTGATATGCCGTTTACTCATGCCCTTTGGTTTGGATTTTTCCACTCTGTTTCTGCTTTTAACAATGCCGGATTTTCTCTCTTTAGCGATAATCTGATGCGCTATCAAGGGGATTTTATTATTAATCTAACCATTCCCGTATTGGTTATTTTAGGGGGGTTAGGATATTTAGTCCTTTTAGAACTCTATAATTTTCGACGCAAATCGATTACCCGCCTCTCCACCCATACCAAAATCGTTTTGTGGGCATCAGGGATCATGATAATCGCGGGTATGGCAATCATCCTTTCTCTAGAGTGGAATAATCCTACATCCTTTGGTAACATGGATATAATGCATAAAATAACAGCGGCATGGTTCGCATCGGTCAACTACCGAACAGCTGGATTCAACACCATCGATTTTTCGACATTTAACGATTCCGATCTCTTTTTTGGAACCGTCTTTATGATTACCGGAGGTAGCCCGGGTGGGACAGCCGGAGGGATTAAAACTACCGTTTTAGCCCTCTCGATCATCGGAGTATGGTTTACCCTACGCGGTCAAAACAATCCCCATATTTTTCACCGTAGTCTAGTACCGTATCAAATCAACAAAGCTTACGCCGTTATTTTTGTTGCATCATTTTATATTTTACTCTCGACCGTTATTTTGAACGAAAGTGAACATCTCCATTTTGTTCGGACTCTCTTTGAGACCTGTTCAGCTTTCGGTACGGTAGGGGTTTCTACCGGTAACGGAGGGGTGCTTAGCTACAGTGCCCTTTTTAGTGATGTGGGTAAACTCAATATCATCTTTTTGATGTTGATGGGGCGTGTCGGTGTCTTTGCGTTCACTATCGTCATCGTTGGAAAAGCGGCTCAAACCCGTATTAAATACGCAGAAGGAAGGGTAATTATATGA
- a CDS encoding helix-turn-helix transcriptional regulator: MTLEELGKEIQRLRKQKKWSQSDLEAYSGITKRTLSKIENGFIDEVGIKKVEILLTLLGVEFALRPKDRPRTLEELQDGR; the protein is encoded by the coding sequence TTGACTTTAGAAGAACTTGGTAAAGAGATACAACGTTTACGCAAACAAAAGAAGTGGTCACAAAGTGATTTAGAAGCGTATTCAGGTATCACAAAACGGACTCTTTCTAAAATCGAAAATGGTTTTATCGATGAAGTGGGGATTAAAAAAGTAGAAATACTTTTGACCTTGTTGGGTGTTGAGTTTGCCCTCCGTCCAAAAGATCGCCCAAGAACATTAGAAGAGTTACAAGATGGCAGATAA
- a CDS encoding VWA domain-containing protein gives MSFLSPLWLFALWFIPLYLLGVRRYKWHFQGWLLLSLACLILSLGRPVVNEKPISVEEAGSDVILALDMSYSMRATDITPSRLGAAKRVLREVVESDSRDRFGVLAHTTSAIVLSPLTKDSELLKHLFSSLDESQIITKGTEVMGALELSRKMSHAQHPLVVLFTDGGDELSYEKESAYAQEHGLKVCVVMLASAQGSTLQSDEGLLKDEGGHIVVSSRNEAINQISSMSGGKVIEGADSKSVLEWIERERGEDFAGSTTVTRYKELFYIPLILGMIAFVLAYTTLGERVVKKIIPLLTLIGISLHAGVLDYPYQIAGEMAYSQGKYEHSAKWFGYLDSAEGKFNRAASLYKGGKYPEALAVYRSIRSDNPMFKSYVYYNMGNCYIRLNEFENARNALLKSLTLHYSHQADQNLKAIAIEQEQKSLNVRKEKKDKFSSDENKPAGEGKKTKEGGGSNMQSDIASSGAGDAGKKVQADPRFSLSQGKAALSSHQYELINQRSVHETKPW, from the coding sequence ATGAGTTTCCTCTCACCGCTTTGGCTTTTTGCCCTTTGGTTCATACCCCTTTATCTTTTGGGTGTACGTCGGTATAAATGGCATTTTCAAGGGTGGCTCTTACTCTCTTTGGCGTGTTTAATCCTCTCGCTTGGACGTCCGGTAGTGAATGAAAAACCGATTAGTGTCGAAGAGGCGGGGAGTGATGTTATTTTAGCGCTCGATATGTCGTATTCGATGAGGGCTACGGATATAACTCCGAGCCGTTTGGGGGCGGCAAAGAGGGTTTTGAGAGAGGTGGTAGAGTCTGATAGCCGTGATCGCTTTGGGGTACTTGCCCATACGACGAGCGCTATCGTTCTCTCTCCTCTCACCAAAGATAGTGAGCTTCTCAAACACCTCTTTAGCTCGCTCGATGAATCGCAGATTATTACCAAAGGGACAGAGGTGATGGGCGCATTAGAGCTTTCACGCAAAATGTCCCATGCGCAGCATCCCCTTGTCGTTTTGTTCACCGATGGAGGGGATGAACTGAGTTATGAAAAAGAGTCGGCATACGCGCAAGAGCATGGACTGAAGGTGTGTGTCGTGATGTTAGCTTCAGCTCAGGGGAGCACACTCCAAAGCGATGAGGGATTGCTCAAAGATGAGGGTGGGCATATCGTAGTGAGTTCTCGAAATGAGGCGATTAACCAAATTTCCTCGATGAGCGGAGGAAAAGTAATCGAAGGGGCAGATAGTAAAAGTGTTTTAGAGTGGATTGAGCGGGAGAGGGGCGAAGATTTTGCCGGATCAACGACCGTGACCCGCTATAAAGAGCTTTTTTACATTCCACTGATTTTGGGGATGATTGCTTTTGTGTTGGCATACACGACATTAGGGGAGAGGGTGGTTAAAAAAATAATACCCCTCCTAACCCTCATCGGAATCAGCCTCCACGCAGGGGTTCTCGATTACCCTTATCAGATTGCGGGAGAGATGGCATATTCTCAGGGGAAATACGAACACTCTGCCAAATGGTTCGGGTATTTGGACTCAGCAGAGGGGAAATTTAACCGTGCAGCTTCTCTGTATAAAGGGGGAAAATATCCTGAAGCATTAGCAGTGTATCGCTCAATCCGCTCCGATAATCCGATGTTTAAATCCTATGTTTATTACAATATGGGTAACTGCTATATCCGATTAAATGAGTTTGAAAACGCTCGTAATGCTCTGCTCAAATCGCTCACTCTGCATTATAGCCATCAAGCCGACCAGAATCTAAAAGCGATTGCCATAGAGCAAGAGCAAAAATCGCTCAATGTCCGTAAAGAGAAAAAAGATAAATTCTCATCAGACGAGAACAAACCCGCGGGTGAGGGGAAAAAAACCAAAGAGGGGGGCGGATCGAATATGCAAAGTGATATTGCCTCCTCGGGTGCGGGAGATGCGGGAAAAAAAGTTCAAGCAGACCCACGTTTCTCCCTCTCACAGGGGAAAGCCGCCCTGAGTTCGCATCAATACGAACTCATCAATCAAAGGAGTGTCCATGAAACGAAGCCTTGGTAG